One Nocardia sp. BMG111209 DNA segment encodes these proteins:
- a CDS encoding AMP-binding protein: MRTLEELLRVRVAAAADEVPLVFPKASGAVAAPSYAELYRRVESIAALLLRRVNRGERVLLAYPTGPEFVAAFFGCLAAGVVAVPVPPPLPGPMNDRFGHIVADCAPALILTVGGWSALFDSGTTPWVASDIEATGDPAGPARPPARPDDLAYLQYSSGTTGSPRGVLVTHANALANCAMLASMFAPEPDETTVGWMPHFHDFGLVVQLLAPIFDGRRNVVVDPLDFVRFPKQWLHRITEHRAQFAPLPAFACRMLLQRVPVAQRADFDLSSLRAVGVGADTVSPDDLRAFADGLAGAGLNPTALLPCYGMAEAVALVASCPPGTPWTTIRVSRDILSTGLLVPGSGDLALIGSGVPAPGIRVRIVDPVTRADRPEGHTGEILLAGDNITAGYWGRPDPAVVLDDVRYLPTGDLGAMIAGELFVLDRLADLITIDGREHYPFDLERTAVAAAGVPVRRAVAFGVGDAVESGVSGAVGFGAADAVTLVLEVDSAQVPQPVVTAAAVAAAVTAGHGVPVRDVTFAALGTVPVTTSGKVRRGACRERHLSDRTTAVAR, translated from the coding sequence ATGCGAACGTTGGAAGAATTGCTGCGGGTGCGGGTCGCCGCGGCGGCGGACGAGGTGCCGCTGGTATTCCCGAAAGCGAGCGGCGCCGTCGCCGCACCGAGTTATGCCGAGCTGTACCGGCGGGTGGAATCCATTGCGGCGCTGCTGTTACGGCGCGTGAACCGGGGCGAGCGGGTGCTGCTGGCATATCCGACCGGACCCGAGTTCGTCGCGGCCTTCTTCGGCTGCCTGGCCGCCGGGGTCGTCGCGGTTCCGGTGCCGCCACCGTTACCCGGGCCGATGAACGACCGGTTCGGCCACATCGTGGCGGACTGCGCCCCGGCGTTGATTCTGACGGTCGGCGGGTGGAGCGCGCTGTTCGACTCGGGCACGACCCCCTGGGTCGCCTCGGATATCGAGGCCACCGGTGACCCGGCGGGCCCGGCCCGGCCGCCGGCGCGGCCGGACGATCTCGCCTACCTTCAATATTCTTCGGGCACAACGGGTTCGCCGCGCGGCGTGCTGGTGACCCACGCCAATGCGCTGGCCAACTGTGCCATGCTCGCGTCGATGTTCGCACCGGAGCCGGACGAGACCACGGTCGGCTGGATGCCGCACTTCCACGACTTCGGCCTGGTCGTCCAGCTGTTGGCGCCGATCTTCGACGGCCGTCGCAATGTCGTCGTCGACCCGCTGGATTTCGTCCGCTTCCCGAAGCAATGGCTGCATCGGATCACCGAGCACCGAGCACAATTCGCGCCGCTGCCCGCCTTCGCCTGCCGGATGCTGTTGCAGCGCGTTCCGGTGGCACAGCGCGCGGATTTCGATCTGTCGAGTCTGCGGGCGGTCGGTGTCGGCGCCGACACCGTGTCCCCGGACGATCTGCGGGCGTTCGCCGACGGACTGGCCGGCGCGGGCCTGAATCCGACTGCGCTGCTGCCTTGTTACGGCATGGCCGAGGCGGTCGCGCTGGTGGCCTCCTGTCCGCCGGGCACCCCGTGGACCACGATCCGGGTGAGCCGGGACATCCTGTCGACCGGCCTACTCGTGCCCGGCTCCGGTGATCTCGCACTGATCGGCAGCGGCGTACCGGCGCCGGGCATCCGGGTCCGGATCGTCGACCCGGTCACCCGCGCCGACCGGCCGGAAGGCCACACCGGTGAAATCCTCCTGGCGGGCGACAACATCACCGCCGGTTACTGGGGACGGCCGGACCCGGCGGTGGTGCTCGACGACGTGCGCTATCTGCCCACCGGTGACCTCGGCGCGATGATCGCGGGCGAGTTGTTCGTGCTGGACCGGCTGGCGGACCTGATCACGATCGATGGCCGCGAGCACTATCCCTTCGATCTGGAACGCACGGCCGTCGCAGCGGCGGGTGTGCCGGTCCGGCGAGCGGTCGCGTTCGGTGTGGGTGACGCAGTGGAGTCCGGCGTCTCCGGCGCGGTGGGGTTCGGTGCCGCCGACGCGGTGACGCTCGTCCTCGAGGTCGACAGCGCGCAGGTGCCGCAGCCGGTGGTGACGGCGGCGGCCGTCGCCGCGGCGGTGACGGCCGGGCACGGCGTCCCTGTTCGTGACGTGACCTTCGCGGCGCTGGGCACCGTCCCGGTGACGACGAGCGGGAAGGTCCGGCGCGGCGCGTGCCGGGAGCGCCACCTGTCCGACCGGACGACGGCGGTGGCGCGATGA
- a CDS encoding MFS transporter has product MSDTAVSTDPAAGQGKRYSRYAVPLICLAQFIVVLDATIVNVALPSIGRALHVGGSGLAWIADGYVLTFGGLLLLGGGLGDVLGKRRVFLSGIVVFTAASLACGLAGSAAVLVAARLFQGVGGAMISPAAISLIATMVPAGRPRTAALALYGAMGGLGAMMGELLGGVLTAEASWRWVFGVNVPVGLVLLIAAPLVLTTPPTIPRRLNVLGALLGTATLITFVYALIRAGDTGWTDHGTLTALAATVVLAAGFVVAERMSQQPIVPVHLLANGNTLRACLTYLLVFAFGYPAKFLLTRLCQDVLGYSALRTGLLFLPAGAAIVLATLVARRVLPRVGASAVAFAGAAVSVVSGLWLIEAGRDSSYLVNLLVPLIALGAGFGWSAVSNTVLAMDGLAPAEAGAGAGLFTTSGQIGGALGIAAATSIASTITTHRLLSGATVDDALVAGFRPAFAVIAVLAAAAAVISVPWRRARPAAASGSPNSVLS; this is encoded by the coding sequence ATGAGTGATACCGCCGTTTCGACGGATCCGGCTGCGGGACAAGGCAAGAGGTATTCGCGGTACGCGGTGCCGTTGATCTGCCTGGCCCAGTTCATCGTCGTGCTCGACGCCACCATCGTGAACGTGGCGCTGCCCTCGATCGGCCGCGCGCTGCACGTCGGCGGATCCGGTCTGGCCTGGATCGCGGACGGCTACGTGCTGACCTTCGGCGGATTGCTGCTGCTGGGTGGCGGTCTCGGGGATGTGCTGGGTAAGCGGCGGGTATTCCTTTCGGGCATCGTCGTATTCACCGCCGCGTCGCTCGCCTGCGGGCTGGCCGGGAGCGCCGCGGTGCTCGTCGCGGCCCGGCTGTTCCAGGGCGTCGGCGGCGCGATGATCAGCCCGGCCGCGATTTCCCTGATCGCCACGATGGTTCCGGCGGGCCGGCCACGCACCGCGGCGCTGGCCCTGTACGGCGCCATGGGCGGGCTCGGCGCCATGATGGGCGAACTGCTGGGCGGCGTACTCACCGCGGAAGCGTCGTGGCGCTGGGTGTTCGGCGTCAACGTCCCGGTGGGGCTGGTGTTGCTGATCGCCGCTCCGCTGGTGCTCACCACGCCGCCGACGATCCCGCGCCGGCTCAATGTGCTCGGCGCGCTGCTCGGCACCGCCACGCTGATCACGTTCGTGTATGCGCTGATTCGAGCGGGCGACACGGGCTGGACCGACCACGGAACCCTCACGGCCCTGGCCGCGACCGTCGTGCTGGCCGCCGGATTCGTTGTCGCCGAGCGGATGTCGCAACAACCGATCGTGCCCGTGCACCTGCTCGCCAACGGCAACACCCTGCGTGCGTGCCTGACGTACCTGCTGGTGTTCGCCTTCGGCTACCCCGCCAAATTCCTGCTGACCCGGCTGTGCCAGGACGTGCTCGGCTACAGCGCATTACGCACCGGACTGCTGTTCCTGCCGGCCGGCGCTGCCATCGTGCTCGCCACTCTCGTTGCCAGGCGGGTACTTCCGCGAGTCGGTGCGTCCGCCGTCGCCTTCGCGGGCGCGGCCGTGAGTGTCGTGAGCGGACTGTGGTTGATCGAGGCCGGCCGGGACTCGTCCTACCTGGTGAACCTGCTCGTGCCGCTGATCGCGCTGGGTGCGGGCTTCGGGTGGTCGGCGGTGTCGAACACCGTGCTGGCCATGGACGGTCTGGCGCCGGCCGAGGCGGGTGCGGGGGCCGGCCTGTTCACCACGTCCGGCCAGATCGGCGGCGCGCTCGGGATCGCCGCGGCGACGTCGATCGCATCGACGATCACCACACACCGGCTGCTGTCCGGGGCAACGGTCGACGATGCACTGGTGGCCGGGTTCCGGCCTGCCTTCGCGGTCATCGCGGTACTGGCTGCCGCGGCCGCCGTGATCAGCGTCCCGTGGCGCCGGGCACGTCCGGCCGCTGCCTCAGGTTCGCCGAATTCGGTTCTCTCCTAG
- a CDS encoding SDR family oxidoreductase has translation MNDVSTFSEELSRPRWPYSDTVITPESRGLRFGGKYADVAALSAGDPTILRPHIDEETRRRVAAMPAARHGNALVFGANGFVGAHLIGRLSRDASIEEVQAVVRSNAEQTAGQRLRTTLDRYAIDVDMTKVRIVEGTPTRRRFGLSDSDYIDLAHKVGSVFNCASSTDYTESYLDLRNDWVISLLRMLEFSVTSSRKHVTYLGSIGAHLYQKPDDFRRPDSWWYSGYAQMKWVNATLLGWLANSETYSVTLCEAPYVLGGTDYGLDPGRVYTFWRIVELAIAVGAIWDGPGMNYVPVDVLCEVMAANASAARPQARLVPSNPESYGHDLYAELLGLELVSWDEFVERVTLRISPKFARTMLSDNIDKLMRLVHKPEAIFPPGYDTSWCDNRRLFELYFRKAELRTSIPVPAR, from the coding sequence ATGAACGACGTATCGACATTCAGCGAAGAATTGTCACGTCCAAGGTGGCCGTACTCGGATACGGTGATCACACCGGAGAGTCGGGGTTTGCGGTTCGGCGGCAAGTACGCCGACGTCGCGGCCCTGAGTGCAGGCGACCCCACCATACTTCGTCCACATATCGACGAGGAAACTCGTCGTCGCGTGGCGGCGATGCCGGCAGCGCGACACGGGAACGCGCTGGTGTTCGGTGCGAACGGGTTCGTGGGCGCCCATCTGATCGGCCGTTTGAGTCGTGACGCGTCGATCGAGGAGGTGCAGGCCGTCGTACGGTCGAACGCCGAGCAGACCGCGGGTCAGCGGTTGCGGACCACGCTGGACCGCTACGCGATCGACGTCGATATGACCAAGGTGCGGATCGTCGAGGGCACCCCGACTCGGCGCCGATTCGGGTTGAGCGATTCGGATTATATCGACCTGGCGCACAAGGTCGGCTCGGTGTTCAACTGCGCCAGCTCGACCGACTACACCGAGAGCTATCTGGACCTTCGCAACGACTGGGTCATCAGTCTGCTGCGGATGCTGGAATTCTCGGTTACCTCGTCGCGTAAACATGTCACCTATCTCGGAAGTATCGGTGCCCATCTGTACCAGAAGCCCGACGATTTCCGCCGTCCTGATTCGTGGTGGTACTCCGGGTATGCCCAGATGAAATGGGTGAATGCCACGCTGCTCGGGTGGCTGGCGAACTCGGAAACGTATTCGGTCACCTTGTGCGAGGCACCCTATGTGCTCGGTGGTACGGATTATGGCCTCGACCCCGGGCGGGTGTACACCTTCTGGCGGATCGTCGAGTTGGCCATCGCGGTCGGTGCGATCTGGGACGGGCCGGGTATGAATTACGTTCCCGTCGATGTGCTGTGTGAAGTGATGGCCGCGAACGCCTCCGCGGCTCGTCCACAGGCCCGTCTGGTGCCCAGCAATCCCGAGAGCTACGGCCACGACCTCTATGCCGAACTCCTCGGCCTGGAACTGGTCAGCTGGGACGAATTCGTCGAGCGGGTGACCTTGCGTATCTCGCCGAAATTCGCCAGGACGATGCTGTCGGACAACATCGACAAATTGATGCGGCTGGTGCACAAGCCCGAAGCGATTTTTCCGCCCGGCTACGACACGTCGTGGTGCGACAACCGCCGGCTCTTCGAGCTCTATTTCCGGAAGGCCGAGCTGCGCACCTCGATCCCTGTTCCGGCGAGATGA
- a CDS encoding phosphatidylserine decarboxylase: MIAQQRRVIAWAVAASVFGSGSLYVFWRTRFFFRDPPRRPPADPTAIVAPADGVVTYVKRIDGGEIPEAVKNGRTIPLTEFTGVGTVSDGYLIGIYMTEYSVHRNRAPIAGTICLRRHRAAAPFNRSMARIGANVIAGRTPYDEGCDYLLTNERLTIGIRHTSGAVVLVTQIADLWVNRIVARVREGDDVTRAQQYGMIRFGSQCDAFLPDELVTEIAVHPGQYVFAGKTALATSTVSVAGDRSEDEAS; this comes from the coding sequence ATGATCGCACAACAACGCCGCGTGATCGCGTGGGCCGTCGCCGCTTCGGTATTCGGATCGGGATCGCTCTACGTGTTCTGGCGAACCCGGTTCTTTTTCCGGGATCCACCGCGACGGCCGCCGGCCGATCCCACGGCGATCGTCGCGCCGGCCGACGGAGTGGTCACCTATGTCAAGCGGATCGACGGCGGTGAGATACCCGAGGCGGTGAAGAACGGACGGACCATCCCACTGACGGAATTCACCGGTGTCGGGACCGTATCGGACGGCTACCTCATCGGTATCTACATGACCGAATACTCGGTGCATCGTAATCGCGCGCCGATCGCCGGCACCATCTGTTTGCGTCGGCACCGCGCCGCCGCACCGTTCAATCGGTCGATGGCGCGGATCGGTGCGAATGTGATCGCCGGCCGTACCCCTTACGACGAGGGGTGCGATTATCTGCTGACCAACGAACGTCTGACCATCGGTATCCGGCACACCAGCGGTGCGGTCGTGCTGGTGACCCAGATCGCGGACCTGTGGGTCAACCGGATCGTCGCCCGGGTGCGCGAGGGGGACGACGTCACTCGTGCACAGCAATACGGCATGATCCGTTTCGGTTCCCAATGCGATGCCTTCCTGCCGGATGAACTGGTCACCGAGATCGCCGTCCACCCGGGTCAATATGTCTTCGCGGGCAAAACCGCGCTGGCCACCTCCACGGTGTCGGTCGCCGGGGACAGATCGGAAGATGAAGCGTCGTGA
- a CDS encoding AMP-binding protein: MLLNDWLSCPSADRGVHIADGSGGWTYRPYTELAAAATATAAQLRDARIPPNANVMLLFARQADFVAAFFGTLSAGCTPVPVAPPAAFGNGARYTAHLSTLMHRSGCSAVLVDDSTAAVATTTAATCVPAPTVIQVGADPAGARMEPVGHPIPDVALLQFTSGSSGTPKGVRVTRDNLCANISALHRWMRMSDGDSSALWLPHYHDMGLMSLLLGVTSQITLWLMTPQQFIRDPLRWLRCLGESGATLTGGPPFGYLYAARRVQPEQLAGMDFSPCRVAVLGAERIDPAAIAEFARAVEPFGFRTAALMPAYGMAETTLIATGVTVGAESLIRELATPTVRIGEPVKFGATGILGADAPGTGTWLTECGTPAAGMRVEIIDETGNPLPEGYLGEIRVHGTSVTAGYHHIDAEPGGPDDRFADGAFRTGDSGVLVEGSLFVIGRIGDSLKVRGAAVHAEDVELEIARELGLVTSQVAVLLGTLDLVDTAVIVVQADLDDELVSRITTLMSARTSDAVALVIVRATSGAIQRTSSGKPRRRVMWQVVADGRLPGTLVHTSWRDVAHTAPPWETDTTTHSDGDAA; encoded by the coding sequence ATGCTGCTCAACGACTGGCTGTCGTGCCCCAGCGCCGACCGCGGTGTCCACATCGCCGACGGCTCGGGCGGCTGGACCTATCGGCCGTACACCGAACTCGCCGCCGCCGCGACCGCGACGGCCGCGCAGCTGCGGGACGCTCGGATCCCGCCGAACGCGAACGTGATGCTGTTGTTCGCCCGCCAAGCCGATTTCGTCGCCGCGTTCTTCGGTACGCTCAGCGCGGGCTGCACGCCGGTTCCGGTGGCCCCGCCCGCCGCCTTCGGAAACGGTGCGCGATACACCGCGCATCTGAGCACCCTCATGCATCGGTCCGGATGTTCGGCGGTGCTGGTGGACGACAGCACCGCCGCCGTCGCCACCACGACCGCCGCGACCTGTGTGCCCGCTCCCACGGTGATCCAGGTCGGCGCCGATCCGGCCGGCGCGCGGATGGAACCGGTCGGCCACCCGATCCCGGATGTGGCGCTGCTGCAGTTCACTTCGGGCTCGAGCGGTACCCCGAAAGGGGTACGGGTCACGCGGGACAACCTGTGCGCCAACATATCCGCCCTGCACCGGTGGATGCGGATGTCCGACGGCGACAGCTCGGCGCTGTGGCTGCCGCACTACCACGACATGGGTCTGATGAGCCTGCTGCTCGGGGTGACGTCGCAGATCACCCTGTGGCTCATGACACCACAGCAGTTCATCCGCGACCCGTTGCGGTGGTTGCGGTGCCTCGGGGAGTCCGGCGCGACGCTGACCGGCGGCCCGCCGTTCGGCTACCTCTACGCGGCCCGCCGCGTGCAACCGGAACAGCTTGCCGGAATGGACTTCTCACCGTGCCGGGTGGCCGTGCTCGGAGCCGAGCGGATCGACCCCGCCGCGATCGCCGAGTTCGCCCGCGCGGTCGAGCCGTTCGGATTCCGCACCGCCGCTCTGATGCCCGCGTACGGCATGGCCGAAACCACGCTGATCGCCACCGGCGTCACCGTCGGCGCCGAATCCCTCATCCGCGAACTCGCCACACCCACGGTCCGGATCGGCGAACCGGTGAAATTCGGGGCTACCGGAATCCTCGGTGCGGACGCACCGGGCACCGGAACCTGGTTGACCGAATGCGGCACTCCCGCAGCCGGTATGCGGGTGGAGATCATCGACGAGACCGGAAACCCGCTGCCCGAGGGATATCTCGGCGAGATCCGGGTGCACGGGACGTCGGTGACCGCCGGCTACCACCACATCGACGCCGAGCCCGGCGGCCCGGACGACCGCTTCGCGGACGGCGCTTTCCGCACCGGCGATTCGGGTGTTCTGGTCGAGGGCAGCCTCTTCGTGATCGGCCGCATCGGCGACAGCCTCAAGGTCCGGGGCGCGGCGGTGCACGCCGAGGACGTGGAATTGGAGATCGCCCGCGAACTCGGCCTCGTCACGAGCCAGGTCGCTGTCCTGCTCGGCACCCTGGACCTGGTCGACACCGCCGTGATCGTCGTGCAGGCGGACCTGGACGACGAACTCGTGTCCCGCATCACCACGCTGATGTCGGCCCGCACCTCGGACGCCGTGGCCCTGGTGATCGTGCGGGCGACCTCCGGGGCGATCCAGCGCACGTCGAGCGGCAAGCCGCGCCGCCGGGTCATGTGGCAGGTGGTCGCCGACGGCCGGCTGCCCGGCACGCTCGTCCATACCAGCTGGCGGGATGTCGCGCACACCGCGCCACCCTGGGAAACCGACACCACGACCCACTCGGACGGAGACGCCGCATGA
- a CDS encoding acyl carrier protein, with product MNDSISTRVRAIVGRLAKVDREIGSDDRLIEDLGLSSMALVELSVALESEFDLQPVDGDVAPVDLVTVADLEKLIAAAQSSTAPTM from the coding sequence ATGAACGACAGCATCTCGACGCGGGTGCGCGCCATCGTCGGCCGACTGGCCAAGGTCGACCGGGAGATCGGCAGCGACGATCGTCTCATCGAGGATCTCGGACTGAGTTCCATGGCGCTGGTGGAACTGTCGGTCGCGCTGGAATCCGAATTCGACCTGCAGCCGGTCGACGGCGACGTGGCGCCGGTGGATCTGGTCACCGTCGCCGATCTCGAAAAGCTCATCGCGGCAGCACAATCCAGCACCGCACCGACGATGTGA
- a CDS encoding cytochrome P450, with product MPHPFDREPPMTSMLQSSFMQESTRMAREHGPVFTRRLFNLEFTFVTGAELVAELADDNRFEKHVVPALQVVRPLIGDGLLSAHNHEPNWRTAHELLIPAFSQAAMRHYHTLMVEVCGRLTESWDRSARDLGRVDVTASMAKVTLEVIGRAGFGYSFGSFERDTPHPFVVALDEVLNHGQRSVTIPAIAGRFLGKHMAERNDENVAYLRDVVDEVIARRTRGDHGADLLGLMLDSDVLDPVNIRYQVLTFLAAGHETTSAAMSFTLYYLAAHPEIAERVRAEADSVLAVGELEFADIAKLRYLRRVIDESLRLWPTAPGYSRKAKQDTVLGGRYPMKAGEPVFVLLPALHREPVWGEDTDAFDPDRFLPERVRARPPHSFKPFGTGLRACIGRQFALHQTALVIASVLRRYDLALPADYRLEVAEGITFGPVDLTLDLSARRG from the coding sequence GTGCCGCACCCGTTCGACAGAGAGCCTCCGATGACGTCGATGCTGCAGAGCTCGTTCATGCAGGAGTCCACCCGCATGGCGCGAGAACACGGACCGGTATTCACGCGCCGGTTGTTCAACCTGGAATTCACCTTCGTCACCGGCGCCGAACTCGTCGCCGAACTCGCCGACGACAACCGATTCGAGAAGCACGTGGTACCGGCCCTACAGGTCGTGCGACCCCTGATCGGCGACGGGCTCCTCTCCGCGCACAATCACGAGCCCAACTGGCGCACCGCGCACGAACTGCTGATACCGGCCTTCTCACAGGCGGCGATGCGCCACTATCACACGCTGATGGTCGAGGTCTGCGGCCGGTTGACCGAGTCCTGGGACCGGTCCGCCCGGGACCTCGGCAGGGTGGATGTGACGGCGTCGATGGCGAAGGTCACACTCGAGGTCATCGGCCGCGCCGGCTTCGGCTACTCGTTCGGATCGTTCGAACGCGACACCCCGCATCCCTTCGTCGTCGCGCTCGACGAGGTGCTCAACCACGGCCAGCGATCGGTCACCATACCCGCGATCGCCGGCCGCTTCCTGGGCAAGCACATGGCCGAGCGCAACGACGAGAACGTCGCCTACCTGCGGGATGTCGTGGACGAGGTGATCGCGCGCCGAACCCGCGGGGATCACGGCGCCGATCTGCTGGGGCTCATGCTCGACTCCGATGTGCTGGACCCGGTCAACATCCGCTACCAGGTGCTGACCTTTCTCGCAGCCGGGCACGAGACAACTTCCGCGGCAATGTCTTTCACCCTGTACTACCTCGCGGCCCATCCGGAGATCGCCGAACGGGTTCGCGCGGAGGCCGATTCGGTCCTGGCAGTCGGCGAGCTGGAGTTCGCCGACATCGCCAAGCTCCGGTATCTGCGCCGGGTCATCGACGAGTCACTGCGGCTCTGGCCGACGGCGCCCGGCTACTCCAGAAAAGCCAAGCAGGACACGGTTCTCGGCGGACGCTACCCGATGAAGGCCGGCGAGCCGGTATTCGTACTGCTGCCCGCACTGCACCGGGAACCGGTGTGGGGCGAGGACACCGACGCCTTCGACCCGGATCGCTTTCTGCCCGAACGTGTCCGGGCTCGGCCGCCACACTCGTTCAAGCCGTTCGGGACCGGGCTGCGGGCCTGCATCGGACGCCAATTCGCCCTGCATCAAACGGCTCTGGTCATCGCGAGCGTGCTCCGGCGCTACGACCTCGCGCTGCCCGCCGACTACCGTCTCGAGGTGGCCGAGGGAATCACCTTCGGTCCCGTCGATCTCACCCTGGACCTTTCCGCCCGCCGCGGATAG